The following coding sequences are from one Gossypium hirsutum isolate 1008001.06 chromosome A12, Gossypium_hirsutum_v2.1, whole genome shotgun sequence window:
- the LOC121210926 gene encoding receptor-like serine/threonine-protein kinase ALE2: MSSFVLSNPSGALGNICSFFVKAVVVVSCAISVASADFSNNLLQAPAQSPTRAREGAPAVSGLPLPSNLPLIHRSHRRHFSPHGAPTLIAPAQRPLYGPLITVHHPPTSPHLSKPSMKSASMPPGANLPNIAPTQISPGEIPSGLAQPPLSPEVSDCCKQNSILKRGSHGCHCVYPIKLDLLLLNVSQNPNWRAFLTELSSQLHLLPTQIEIINFYSLSLSRLNISMDITPHTGISFSALDASKINSSLVMHRVRFDPNIVGGFEVLNFTWFEAPAPSPAPVVVPEPVAAPAHKSSNATSASPSNKGKHSDLILVFGISAGILVFAIVAVLIICSCTFREGKAKPKASPTEPVKPRTADVVAQAGSLPHPSSTRFLQYEELKEATNNFAPASILGEGGFGRVFKGVLSDGTAVAIKRLTSGGPQGDKEFLVEVEMLSRLHHRNLVKLVGYYSSRDASQNLLCYELVPNGSLEAWLHGPLGVNCPLDWDTRMKIALDAARGLAYLHEDSQPCVIHRDFKASNILLENNFHAKVADFGLAKQAPEGRTNYLSTRVMGTFGYVAPEYAMTGHLLVKSDVYSYGVVLLELLTGRTPVDMSQPSGQENLVTWARPILRDKDRLEELADPRLGGKYPKEDFVRVCTIAAACVAPEASQRPTMGEVVQSLKMVQRVTEYQDSMLTNSNNRPNQRQSSTTFESDETSSMFSSGPFSGLSVFDNDNISRTAVPSEDLHEGR, translated from the exons ATGTCGAGTTTTGTTCTTTCGAATCCCAGTG GAGCATTGGGAAATATCTGTTCGTTTTTTGTGAAAGCTGTAGTTGTTGTGAGTTGTGCAATTTCAGTTGCCAGTGCTGATTTTTCCAATAATCTGCTCCAAGCACCAGCACAATCTCCCACTAGAGCTCGTGAGGGTGCGCCAGCTGTTTCTGGTCTTCCTTTACCTTCCAATCTGCCATTGATCCATAGATCACACCGAAGACATTTTTCACCTCATGGTGCACCAACACTTATAGCACCAGCCCAACGTCCTCTTTATGGTCCACTTATAACAGTCCATCACCCTCCTACCAGCCCACACTTGTCGAAACCATCAATGAAGAGCGCCTCGATGCCTCCTGGTGCAAACTTGCCAAATATTGCCCCTACACAGATCAGTCCTGGGGAAATACCTTCTGGTTTGGCTCAACCACCATTATCTCCTGAAGTGTCCG ATTGTTGCAAACAAAATTCAATTTTGAAACGAGGGAGTCATGGTTGCCATTGTGTGTATCCCATAAAGCTCGACCTTCTCCTTTTAAATGTCTCACAAAACCCGAATTGGCGTGCTTTTCTAACCGAATTATCTTCTCAGCTTCATTTGCTGCCTACTCAAATTGAGATTATCAATTTTTATTCGCTCAGTTTATCTAGATTAAATATCTCCATGGATATTACTCCACACACAGGGATCAGTTTCTCTGCTCTTGATGCATCTAAAATAAACTCTTCACTTGTGATGCATAGGGTTCGGTTTGACCCAAATATAGTTGGAGGTTTCGAGGTCCTTAATTTTACATGGTTTGAAGCTCCAGCACCTTCCCCAG CACCTGTCGTAGTTCCTGAACCAGTAGCTGCACCGGCACATAAATCCTCCAATGCTACATCAGCAAGCCCTTCAAACAAGGGGAAGCATTCGGATTTGATTCTTGTCTTTGGTATATCTGCTGGCATTCTGGTTTTTGCTATAGTAGCTGTGCTCATAATTTGTTCATGTACATTCCGTGAGGGAAAGGCTAAGCCTAAAGCATCTCCTACAGAACCTG TAAAGCCAAGGACTGCCGATGTGGTTGCACAAGCAGGGTCTCTTCCCCACCCAAGCAGTACAAGGTTTTTACAGTATGAAGAACTTAAAGAAGCAACAAACAACTTTGCACCTGCGAGCATACTAGGGGAGGGTGGATTTGGCAGAGTTTTCAAGGGTGTTTTAAGTGATGGTACAGCTGTAGCTATTAAAAGGCTTACCAGTGGAGGGCCTCAAGGAGATAAAGAGTTTTTAGTTGAAGTTGAGATGCTTAGCAGGTTGCATCATCGTAATCTTGTGAAGCTTGTAGGTTACTATAGCAGTCGCGATGCTTCACAAAACCTGCTTTGTTATGAGCTTGTTCCAAATGGAAGCTTAGAAGCATGGCTCCATG GCCCCTTGGGAGTAAATTGTCCACTGGACTGGGACACCAGAATGAAGATTGCCCTTGATGCTGCAAGAGGACTAGCATACCTGCATGAGGACTCCCAGCCGTGTGTCATCCACAGAGATTTCAAAGCATCCAACATATTACTTGAGAACAACTTTCATGCTAAAGTTGCTGATTTTGGCCTTGCGAAACAAGCACCTGAAGGCAGAACAAATTACCTGTCCACTCGTGTAATGGGCACATTTGG GTACGTAGCTCCTGAGTATGCTATGACTGGACATCTACTGGTAAAAAGTGATGTTTACAGCTATGGAGTTGTACTGCTCGAGTTACTCACTGGAAGGACGCCTGTAGATATGTCACAACCATCAGGACAGGAGAACCTTGTCACTTGG GCAAGGCCAATCCTGAGAGACAAGGATCGGTTGGAGGAGCTTGCCGATCCAAGGCTTGGAGGGAAATACCCGAAGGAAGATTTCGTACGAGTTTGCACAATTGCAGCTGCTTGTGTTGCTCCGGAAGCGAGCCAAAGGCCCACAATGGGTGAAGTAGTACAGTCTTTAAAAATGGTGCAGCGTGTTACGGAATATCAAGATTCCATGTTAACCAATTCAAACAATCGGCCCAACCAGAGGCAGTCTTCTACTACTTTTGAGTCAGACGAGACATCATCAATGTTCTCTTCTGGTCCTTTCTCTGGCCTAAGCGTTTTCGACAATGACAATATCTCAAGGACTGCAGTTCCCTCTGAAGATCTTCATGAAGGACGATGA